The region ATTCACCGGCTCGACCAACTACGAAGATTCCGCTTGCTCCAATGTAATATCTTTATCATTGACTACAGGGGATACGGAAGAAGCGAAGGCGAGCCGACAGAAGACGGATTATATCTCGATACTGTTGCCGCATACGATTATCTCCGCACACGCAACGATGTTCAACACTCGAAAATATTTGTGTACGGACAAAGTCTCGGCACCGCAGACGCGGTTGACCTTGCAACAAAACGAAGTTGTTCCGGCTTAATTCTTGAATCCTCCCTCACGAACGCAAAAGATATGGCTAAAGAAATGTTCCCCTGGTTCCCCATTCATCTTTTCATCCGTTCCCGGTTTGATTCAGAAACAAAAATCCGGTCGCTACATCTTCCTCTCCTGTTTGTTCACGGAAGTGATGATGACATTATTCCGATAACACTTGGAAAGAAACTATTTGACTCAGCGAACGAACCGAAACAATTTTATGAAATCTCCGGTGCGGGACATAATGATTGTTATGTTGTGGGTTCGACGGTGTATATGCAACTCATAAAAGAATTTATGATACAGACTTAACAAAATCAAATGAATCAACTTCATAAACCTTTAATCCATAATTTCTGTATGACGTGCCTTGTAACTACTGAAACATAATCGCGTTTTTTAGGAGGCTTATTCAACTTTGTGTTAAATACAAAAAATAACTCAGGCAGTTTAATGAGAATGATAGGCACTTTAAAAAGTATCGCTCTTAGATATAGGTAG is a window of Ignavibacteriota bacterium DNA encoding:
- a CDS encoding alpha/beta hydrolase — protein: MKKIFTRIMFLLLPLAVGLLLGIILILLFENNVVYHPIKYSEGMWNTSLLDLPIEECTFTTSDGLKLHGWFLPNDTATITLLWLHGNAGNIIHRLDQLRRFRLLQCNIFIIDYRGYGRSEGEPTEDGLYLDTVAAYDYLRTRNDVQHSKIFVYGQSLGTADAVDLATKRSCSGLILESSLTNAKDMAKEMFPWFPIHLFIRSRFDSETKIRSLHLPLLFVHGSDDDIIPITLGKKLFDSANEPKQFYEISGAGHNDCYVVGSTVYMQLIKEFMIQT